The DNA sequence GCAGCACGAGGCGGTGCCGGTGGGCGAGGTCTCCGATGCGGGCCGCCGTCAGGCCGGTGACGTGGACCGCCGGGCCGTCCGCCCGGTGCACCGACGCGCCCTCGGCGACCAGTACGGCCTCCAGGGCGGCCGAATCGGGGGTCTGGACCGTCACTCCCCGGGAGGCGTACCGCGCCGAGAACTCCGCCAGGCTCGCGTCGGCGATGAGCCGGCCCCGGCCGATGACGATGATCCGGTCGGCGGTCTGCTCCATTTCGGCCATCATGTGGCTGGAGACGAGGAGGGTGCGGCCCTCGGCCGCGAGCTGCCGGAACAGGCCGCGCACCCACAGCACGCCCTCGGGGTCGAGTCCGTTCAGGGGCTCGTCGAAGAGCAGCACCGGCGGATCCCCGAGCAGGGCGCCCGCGATGCCGAGGCGTTGCTTCATCCCGAGGGAGAACCCGCCGATCCGGCGGCCCGCCGCCTTCGTCAGCCCGACTTCCCGCAGGACCTCGTCCACGCGGGACGGAGGGATGCGGTTGCCGCGGGCCAGGGCGGACAGGTGCGCCCGCGCGCTCCGTCCGCCGTGCACGTCCTGGGCGTCCAGCAGCGCGCCCACGTGGCGCAGGCCGCGCGGGCGGTGCGAGAAGGGAACCCCGTCCACGGTGACGGTCCCGCCGGTCGGCGTGTTGAGGCCCAGGATCATCCGCAGGGTGGTGGACTTGCCCGCGCCGTTGGGGCCGAGGAATCCCGTCACCCGGCCCGGTTCCACAGTGAAGCTCAGGTCGTCGACGGCGACGGTGTCGCCGTACCGCTTGGTCAGTCCAGTCGATTCGATCACGGGGTCCACGCTGCCGGTGCGGGTACGGTCCGTGCGTCGGCCCGGGGTTCACACTGCGGCGCCCCGCAGGTAGCCCGGGGGATTAGGCCCGCGGGCCGATGTCCCGGCGGGCGGGCGCGGATACGATCGACCGATGACCACCCTTCCTCGTCCACCCCTGCTCAGACGTGTGCCCCCGGGCGCCTGGGTGGGCGCCTTCTGGGTGACCCTCATCCTGGTGCGCACGCTGCAACGGCCGGACGAGCTACGCCACTTGGTCCAGTACAACGGCAACATCGAGGACGCGCCGCTGCTGGCCACCGCCGTCGTCACGACCCTGGGCGCGCTGCTGCTGTTCCGCGCGCCACTGGCGGCCGTGGCCGTCGCGCTCGCGGGCTGCGTGTTCTCGCTCGGGATGGCGGTCGGCGAGACGCCGTTCGTCCTGTTCCTGCTCGCCGACGCGGCCGTCGGGTACACCGCCGCGACCCGTCCTCGGCGGGTCTCGGTTTCCGCCGCCCTGCTCTGTTTCGCCACTCTGGCGGGCTACGCGGCCTGGGACCTGGCCAGCGGCGACTTCTTCAACCCCTCGGCTCCGGCCGGGCTCGCGTCGACCGTCGTCATCGCCTGGCTGATCGGCAACACGATCCGTCAGGACCGGGCGCACGCGGACTCGGTGCGCGCCCAGGTCACGCGGCAGGCGGTCACCGCGGAGCGGCTGCGGATCGCCCGGGAACTGCACGACATGGTCGCCCACAACATCGGCATCATCACCATCCAGGCCGGCGTGGGCAGCCGGGTGATGGACACCCAGCCGGCCGAGACGCGCAAGGCGCTCGACGCCATCGAGGCCACCGGCAGGGAGACCCTCGCCGGTCTACGGCGGATGCTCGGCGCGCTGCGCAAGGGCGAGGACGAGTCCGCGCCGCTGGAGCCGGTCCCCGGTCTGGCCGCCCTCGGCCAACTGGTCGGGCGGAGCGCGGCCGCCGGTGTCCGTATCGAGGTCCGCCGGCGGGGGGAGCGTCGCGAACTGCCCTCGGACGTGGACCTCGCGGCCTTCCGCATCGTCCAGGAGGCGGTCACCAACGTGGTGCGGCACTCCGGCACCCGGGACTGCACCGTGACGGTCGACCACCGCGGTGACGAGCTGGCCGTCGAGGTCGTCGACCTCGGCCGCGGGGGCAGCGTCGGCGGGTCCGGATACGGCATCGTCGGCATGCGGGAGCGTGTCGGCCTGCTGCACGGCGAGTTCAGCGCCGGGCCGCTCCCGGACGGCGGCTTCCGCGTGGCGGCCGTACTGCCGGTACCGGTGGAGGCGGGCCGGTGATCCGTGTCGTGCTGATCGACGACCAGCCGCTGATCCGTACGGGCCTGCGCGTCCTCATCGCCGACACCCCCGATCTGGAGGTGGTCGGGGAGGCCGGGAACGGCGCCGACGCCGTGGAGCTGGTGGCGCGGTTGCGGCCGGACGTGGCCATCATGGACATCCGGATGCCCGGCGCGGACGGGATCGAGGCCACCCGCCGGATCGACGCGGACCCGCGGTCGACGACCCGCGTCCTGGTCCTGACCACCTTCGACGACGACGAGTACGTCTACGGTGCGCTCCGCGCCGGCGCGAGCGGCTTCCTCGTCAAGGACATGCCGCTGGAGTCCATCCTCGACGGGGTTCGGGTCGTCGCCGCCGGCGACGCCCTCATCGCGCCGAGCGTCACGCGCCGTCTCATCGGGGAGTTCGCGGCGCGGCCCGACCTCTCCCCCGGTGTCCGGCCGGGGGAACGACCGGGAGCCCGCCGGGTGGGCGTCGACGGCATCACGGACCGGGAGCGCGAGGTCCTGACCCTTGTCGGCCGCGGCCTGTCCAACACGGAGATCGCCGGGGAGCTCACCATCAGTGTGGCCACCGCGAAGGCCCACCTCGCTCGGCTCTTCACCAAACTCGACGCGCGCGACCGCGTCCACCTCGTGATCCTGGCCTACGAATTCGGCCTCGTCGCGCCCCCGGGGTGAGGTTCACCGGCGGATCCGGGTCTCCTGACCGTTGACCGCTCTCCTCCTCACCTGCCTGCTGGCCTGCCTGCCTATGCCGCGGTGCCGTCCGGCTCCGTGGTCATGCGGGCCACGTGGAGTGCCAGGTAGGAGACCTCGTCCTCGCTCAGGTGCTCGCCCAGACGCAGCTCGACGATCGTCGCCAGCTGCTGCGCGGTGCGGGTCGCCTCCGGGTAGTGCCGGCGGATGCCCTCGCCGATGGTGGACTCGTGCCCCTTCAGCTGCCGGTGCTGCTGGATGCGCACGAAGAGGTAGCGCACGTGGGTGATGAACCGGGCCGCGCTCATGGACTCCTGGGACACGGACAGCCCGTACCGCTCCCGCACGACGGCGAGCATCTGCTGGATGACCCCGGTCATCGTGTACGTGAAGGACAGGTCGCCGGTGGCGAAGCCCGCGTTGACCAGGTGCAGCGCGAGCGCGATCGCCTCGGAGTCCTCCAGCCGCGGGTCCAGGCGCTCGTTGATCGCATCCAGCAGGCGCTGCGCCTGGGCGTACTCGGAGGCGTACAGGGCCTGGACCTCCGCGCGCAGCGGGTACTCGATGACGATGCCGCGCGCGGCCCGGTCCATCGCGCCGGCCACGTGGTCGGCGACGGCGATGGCGAGGGTCGGCCGGGTGGACTCGCGCCCCTCGATGCCCGCTTCGTCGAGGGCGATCACGACGGCCCGCAGGACCTCCTCGTCGATGAGGGCGAGGACCTCGCTCAGGTGGTCGGGGTCGCGGCCGTCCGCCGGAACGAAGACGCGCACGATCAGCGCGGGGTCGACCGGCTTGCCCTGGCGGGAGCTGAACCCGATGCCGCGACCGGTGAGGATGACCTCCTGGCCCTTGTCGTCGCGCGCGAGGACCACGTTGTTATTGAGGACACGCAGCGCCTTCAACGCCTGCTCTCCTTCTCGTTCGCGGTCCGGTTCTGCCCAATGATCCCGCATTGTCTGGCACCCCTGCGCCACCCTCTCCCCCGAACCGGTCCGACGCGGGCGCGCCCCACGAGGTGGCGCGCGCCCGCGTCGGACCGGTGGCGGTCGTTACCGCCGTACGGTCACCACGGGGGCGCCGGCGGCGACGGTCTGCCCGGTGTGCGGCTCGACCGAGGTGAGGTCGGCGGTGTTGGTGACGGTCATGAGGGTGACGGTCGGGTGCTCCGCCGCGCGCACGGCGTCGAGGTCGACCTCGGCGAGGAGGTCGCCGACGGAGACCTGCGTGCCCGCCTCGACGCGGACGTCGAAGCCCTCCCCGCGCATCTGCACCGTGTCGATGCCGATGTGGATGAGCACCTCGACTCCGTCCGCGGTACGGATGCCGAAGGCGTGGCCGGTGGCGGCGACGATGATCAGCTCCCCGTCGACCGGGGCGACGATGCGGCCGTCCGCGGGCTCGATGCCCACGCCTTCGCCGAGCGCGCGGGAGGCGAAGACGGGGTCCCCGACCTCGTCGAG is a window from the Streptomyces sp. NBC_01244 genome containing:
- a CDS encoding sensor histidine kinase translates to MTTLPRPPLLRRVPPGAWVGAFWVTLILVRTLQRPDELRHLVQYNGNIEDAPLLATAVVTTLGALLLFRAPLAAVAVALAGCVFSLGMAVGETPFVLFLLADAAVGYTAATRPRRVSVSAALLCFATLAGYAAWDLASGDFFNPSAPAGLASTVVIAWLIGNTIRQDRAHADSVRAQVTRQAVTAERLRIARELHDMVAHNIGIITIQAGVGSRVMDTQPAETRKALDAIEATGRETLAGLRRMLGALRKGEDESAPLEPVPGLAALGQLVGRSAAAGVRIEVRRRGERRELPSDVDLAAFRIVQEAVTNVVRHSGTRDCTVTVDHRGDELAVEVVDLGRGGSVGGSGYGIVGMRERVGLLHGEFSAGPLPDGGFRVAAVLPVPVEAGR
- a CDS encoding PRD domain-containing protein; this encodes MKALRVLNNNVVLARDDKGQEVILTGRGIGFSSRQGKPVDPALIVRVFVPADGRDPDHLSEVLALIDEEVLRAVVIALDEAGIEGRESTRPTLAIAVADHVAGAMDRAARGIVIEYPLRAEVQALYASEYAQAQRLLDAINERLDPRLEDSEAIALALHLVNAGFATGDLSFTYTMTGVIQQMLAVVRERYGLSVSQESMSAARFITHVRYLFVRIQQHRQLKGHESTIGEGIRRHYPEATRTAQQLATIVELRLGEHLSEDEVSYLALHVARMTTEPDGTAA
- a CDS encoding ABC transporter ATP-binding protein, coding for MIESTGLTKRYGDTVAVDDLSFTVEPGRVTGFLGPNGAGKSTTLRMILGLNTPTGGTVTVDGVPFSHRPRGLRHVGALLDAQDVHGGRSARAHLSALARGNRIPPSRVDEVLREVGLTKAAGRRIGGFSLGMKQRLGIAGALLGDPPVLLFDEPLNGLDPEGVLWVRGLFRQLAAEGRTLLVSSHMMAEMEQTADRIIVIGRGRLIADASLAEFSARYASRGVTVQTPDSAALEAVLVAEGASVHRADGPAVHVTGLTAARIGDLAHRHRLVLHELAGHTSSLESAFMSLTADSVEYLAGEPR
- a CDS encoding response regulator transcription factor; translated protein: MIRVVLIDDQPLIRTGLRVLIADTPDLEVVGEAGNGADAVELVARLRPDVAIMDIRMPGADGIEATRRIDADPRSTTRVLVLTTFDDDEYVYGALRAGASGFLVKDMPLESILDGVRVVAAGDALIAPSVTRRLIGEFAARPDLSPGVRPGERPGARRVGVDGITDREREVLTLVGRGLSNTEIAGELTISVATAKAHLARLFTKLDARDRVHLVILAYEFGLVAPPG